Genomic segment of Verrucomicrobiota bacterium:
GGACTGGTCCCATGTCACCCTCTTTCACATGGACGAGTATTTGGGGATCGACGCCGGGCACAAGGCGAGTTTCAGGCGTTATATGAGGGAACGAGTGGAGTCTCTCGCCCGGCCGCGTGCCTTTCACTATATCGAAGGCGACGCGGCGCTCCCGTTGGAGGAATGCGAGCGTTACGAGGCGTTATTGCGCGCACAAACCATCGATCTGTGTTGTTTGGGCATCGGCGAGAACGGCCATCTCGCGTTCAACGATCCGCCGGTGGCCCGATTTGAAGACCGGCGCTGGGTAAAAATTGTGAAACTGGATGATGCCTGCAAGGGCCAGCAGGTGCGCGAGGGGCATTTCCCCTCTTTGGAATCCGTGCCGCCCTACGCCATCACGCTGACCGTGCCCGCTCTTTGCCA
This window contains:
- a CDS encoding glucosamine-6-phosphate deaminase translates to METQFQTRKFDSLDVRIYRSQEAMAEDVASEVGAYLRDCIRSQGSAAAIMATGNSQIRFLSRLVEKGEVDWSHVTLFHMDEYLGIDAGHKASFRRYMRERVESLARPRAFHYIEGDAALPLEECERYEALLRAQTIDLCCLGIGENGHLAFNDPPVARFEDRRWVKIVKLDDACKGQQVREGHFPSLESVPPYAITLTVPALCQARRMFCVAPEKRKAVAVRDTLCGPVSTACPASYLRTQAQASLYLDHESAGLIG